In the genome of Mangifera indica cultivar Alphonso chromosome 9, CATAS_Mindica_2.1, whole genome shotgun sequence, the window ATCACGACCTCGCATCCCATCCATCTCATCTCATCTCATCTCATCTCGTCTCGTCTCATTCTAATCCAACGACTCATTTTTGCGTATGATCCAAAATGACAAAATAGCCCCCACCCCAGTCTGAACATACTCCATTTCCGCCTGTTTACACTAATCGCGTGTTTCACGCTCAAACTTCAACCCCGCTCCTGATCATCATCTCCATTtaataataacacatcatcattaatGATACAGAGCATCCACTCTCTATAAATCCCCACATTGTAAATAACATCAATAAAAGCCAAAACttggtattttataatctaaaagtttaatctttgaATCAACGTGAGTTTGAATTAGACTAATTCGGGTTTACAGATGGTTTctgaaaataatgataaaaaaatgggCTTCGGTTTTATCATTCACGCCTCCTCATTGTAGATTTACAGTAAACTCTAAGCATCCCTGTGACAACCGACCCCGGGCGTGAAGATAATAACGTTTGATGGGATTGGGAGCTGAAACATTCAACTCCAACCTCTTCATATAACTTACTTCATAactctctttttaattttaagggaagccatttctttttttttttttttttaagctctgTTTTGGGGGTTTGGTGAGTGAGAGACAGAGAGATATGGGTAGTTACAGAATGTGCATGTGCTTTACCAGAAAGTTTAGGTATACGTCGGCGGAGCCACCGATTGACGTTAAAGAGGCTTTCAGTAAGTGTACCGGAGGGGGAACCCACATGACGGCGGAGCAGCTGCAGCGGTTCTTGGTCGAAGTTCAAGGTGAAGGTGATGATGGCGCGCGTGTTCCAGATGCTGAGAGACTTTTGGAGCAGGTTTTGAAGTCAAGGCGTCATCTTGCTAAGTTTACCAGAACTCTTACTCTTGATGATTTTCACTATTACTTGTTCAACTCAGATCTTAACCACCCCATCATCAATGATAAGGTATTGTGgtctgtttggttgctgagaaattGAAGGAAATTGACAATGGGTTGTTATTGTTTCTGCATTTGTTAGTAATGGGAGAACTTTTGTTTACGATATGATCAGGTTCATCATGATATGAAAGCTCCATTGTcgaattattttatatacacgGGACACAATTCATATTTGACTGGGAATCAACTTAGCAGCGATTGTAGCGATAGGCCAATTATTAAGGCACTGCTGAGAGGTGTAAGAGTTGTTGAGCTTGATATTTGGCCCAATTCTACCAAAGATGATGTGCATGTTCTTCATGGAAGGTGTGTAAACAACAATTTATGTAGATTGCGCCAGAGATTTGTTCTGAAAATGATTTCCTTTTGGTTTTAAGTTGAGAGCTTATTGTCTTCCAAAGGGGTAGTTTTTGCTATCTGAAAATGATCTTAGTTTGGGACTATTTGAGATTCAGGGTGAGATTTCTTATATTTCTACTTGATCCCTGCTGCTTGCTTTTGCCCAGctagtaatattataaaaacttataataagGATATTGAATTATACCTCAAAGAAGCATCATAGAGTCCCTTACTTCAATCAAGCCTCGTTATAAGGTCTGTTTCTTTGGATAATGGGAATCTTTTTTCTGATCAAGAATGGAATGACTCTCATATTTTACCTAAGGAAGCAGACACTAGTATAATTTAGTTATGAATTACAGAGGAAGGTTGCCTTTATTTAGCATAGATATCAAATTCTGCTTATTTCTCTAACTGTCATTTATTAGCTATAcactaaacaaagaaaaatcttgATAGAGTTTTATTGTCGTAAAAACCTTATCATCATTGAATCAGCATccattttccttcattttttgtttttctctctactTCATAAGCATGATGCTTAAATATGCTCTTACCATTTTTGGTTTCTGTAATTTGCACCCCTCTCACTTGAAGTGTTGTTGCCAAATTAAGGACCTTGACAGCCCCTGTGGAGCTCATAACATGCTTGAGATCCATTAAAGAGAATGCTTTTTCTGCATCTCCATATCCTGTTATAATTACTCTTGAAGACCACCTGACACCAGATCTTCAGGCTAAAGTAGCTAAGGTAACATCCATATCTTTTGTTTGCAAATTTCGACCTGCAGTGTTAGCCCGAGTATTTTATGATCAactataattttgtttgtagaTGATCACTGACACATTCGGAGAACTGTTGTTTCATCCACAATGTGAATGTTTGCAAGAATTTCCTTCACCAGATGACTTAAAGTATAAGATTATAATATCAACCAAACCCCCAAAAGAGTATCTTAGAGCTAAAAGGAAGGATACGAAAAATAACTCTGACGAAGATGAATGGGGCAAGGAGCCATCTGACCTTGCAGCtgacaaagaagatgaagacaagGTGCTGTGAAACAGAATCTCAATATGACTTTTAACCCTGTTTTGCTGGCATATGTCTCATTTTTACATGCTCACTTAATTTGTCGGGCTATTAATTTACAGAGTGATAGTGATTCAAgtgatgatgatgttgatgacCAAGAGCGCCATTCAGAAGCATCTGACTATAAGAGCCTAATTGCCATTCATGCTGGAAAACCCAAGGGTGGATTGAAGGAGGCACTCAAAGTTGAAGCTAATAAAGTGAGGCGCCTTAGTTTGAGTGAACAATCACTTGAAAAGGCTACTGAATCTCACGGAACAGATGTTGTGAGGTATTTATggctattaattttttcattcaagATGCCTGAGATCAGGTTTCTTATGGGAATGTAGTTTTTCTTTCCGTTTtcaaattgtttaaaattttctaaggGATCTAACATGATGCTTGTAATTATCATTTGTAGATTTACTCAGAAGAATTTATTAAGGATATATCCTAAGGGTACTCGGTTCAACTCCTCCAATTACAAGCCACTAGTTGGTTGGATGCATGGAGCTCAAATGGTAGCATTTAACATGCAGGTTTGAGTTGCTCAAATATAAGTTATAGATGCTGTCCCACGAATATTATGCAAATATATTTCTATTTAATTGGTTATGATTCTTAAACTTAGTCCTCTTATCTACTTTGCTAAACAAACTTTCCTTTTTTACAAGCATTTGAAGGGAAAAATTACATTCTTTGGTTGGCTACATTTCGATTAACCATTGGTTTTAAGTGATAATCTTCTGAGATAATTTGCATGTAATTGAGTGCCTTTTTTAATGAAGGTTCCTTTTAATTCCTCATTTGTGGAGTCTGATAAAGTATATTTCGTTCTGGTTATAAGAACTACCCTCCAGCTAAGCTCCTCCTGCTGGgatcatgtcaaaattttttttttttaaatcatgtcAAATTGTTTGCTCAGATAAGAAGTTACaggaaaaaagaacaaaacagtcagtgaacaaataaattgaatctatGTAAAGAGGGCCAAACTTTTAACAGTAGCTTGGGGAACACTTGTCCTAATTTTAGAGggggtatatatatatatatgtatgtattgtTTCTTTACAAAAATTTGATCATAAATGTGTGTTAGGACCTTGGGGGacccttattttaattttagagggTAGAGTTTATTATATAAAGGAAGTTAGGGTTGTAAAAAGgggaaagttaaaaaaaaataataatgggGTTTGGGCAACCTTAGGAAAAATTAGGGAGGTTTTCAACGTTTCGAATGACCTGAATTGAGAGGCCCTGACTTCTTGAATTGCCAGTTTGTCATCGTAAATCCCcttttattagtaaaatcatctttgttttattatttgtttgtatttttggttgttttgctaGATAATTAGTTGGGTTCCTATCAAAATGATAGCATAGCAGTGAGATCTGTGTGCTTCTTGTGATTTTGGCAAGGGAGGTGATAAAAAATGATGAGGAAGTCTAACAGTCACTAGTGGAAGTTGGACAGTCGTTAGAATGGGCTGCTGGAATGGAATCCACTTAGGATGGTGACAAGGAGGTGAATCGGTAAAGGGGAAGGTCAATCGACATTAGAAAGGGTGGTTATAGGTGAAAAGTCGTTGAAAAATGGAGGAAAAGTCGTAGTCTGAGCTAGATCAGTGAACACATTATCCTAATCAAGTGGTATTTGAGTAGATCTGGCAGGATTTATGGTGAGTGTGAGTGCAGTGGCAATGTGTTTGGTGAAGTCAGGTCAAACAtggaagaaaagtaaaaaatggAAGATCAGAAGGAAGATGCTAAAggggaagagaaaagaaaaaaaagatatggACAGCTGgcttaatatttatatacatatagacACACACATATGTAAAAGATAGctgaaaaaatacaaaataaaaaataaaaaatccaacgaaaaaatcaaaaaataataatgatatacaaaattaaaaaattctgaaaaaataaaaaatgtccAAAAAAATTTTTCCCACCATGTGATTCTTGGCAGTTAATTTTAGGACTTAGGGGATACTTGTCAtagagtttttatataaaagaagtTAGGGTAGTCAGAAGAgaaccaagaaaaaaattagggtttgggGCAGCTATTAGCTGTGGGCAGCCTTAGGGTTGATTAAGGAAATTTCTGATGCTTCGAATGGCTAAAATTGTGAGACCCTAGCTCATTGTATTGCCAGTCAATCGTTGTTTATCCCCTTTTATCataaaatcatctttgtttttttatttgtttgtgtttttggtTACTTTGCTTGAATAATTAGCTGGTTCCTGTCAATAAGGTAGTTTATAACTTGGTATGTAAATTTAGTGTTCCAATGCTAACATGTCTGCTTTATAATGTCAGGGATATGGAAGAGCTCTCTGGTTGATGCATGGAATGTTTAGATCTAATGGAGGGTGTGGTTATGTCAAGAAGCCTGATTTTCTAATGAATGTTGATCCAAATGGTCAAGTGTTTGATCCCGAGGAAGAATTGCAAGTGAAAAAGACTTTGAGGGTCAGTAATCAGTATGAGGTTAAATTAAAACTACAAAGCTGCAATACTTCCCCTTCTCTGAACACCTCATGTTTGCAGGTGAAAGTTTACATGGGAGATGGATGGCATTTGGATTTTAAACAAACACACTTTGATCTATACTCACCCCCAGATTTCTATTGCAGGGTAAGTTTTTAATTGATACTGTATTTACATAAAGATTAGTGCCATCTTTAATTTGTAGTTTTTCCCCTTAATTTCAACTGTTTGCCGCAGGTTGGCATAGCAGGGGTGCCAGCGGATGAGAtaatgaagaaaacaaagataaagGAGGACAATTGGACACCTGTTTGGGaagaagaatttgaatttcCATTGACTGTTCCTGAACTTGCTTTGCTTCGAATTGAAGTCCACGAGTATGACATGTCTGAGAAGGATGACTTTGCTGGGCAAACTTGTTTGCCAGTCTCTGAGTTGAAAACGGGGATCCGTGCAGTTCCCCTCTTTGATCGCAAAGGAGAAAAGATGAGGTCCGTGAGGCTTCTGATGCGCTTTGATTTTGTCTGAGACAATGAGTAGTAGCTAGTCCATTTC includes:
- the LOC123226445 gene encoding phosphoinositide phospholipase C 4-like, with amino-acid sequence MGSYRMCMCFTRKFRYTSAEPPIDVKEAFSKCTGGGTHMTAEQLQRFLVEVQGEGDDGARVPDAERLLEQVLKSRRHLAKFTRTLTLDDFHYYLFNSDLNHPIINDKVHHDMKAPLSNYFIYTGHNSYLTGNQLSSDCSDRPIIKALLRGVRVVELDIWPNSTKDDVHVLHGRTLTAPVELITCLRSIKENAFSASPYPVIITLEDHLTPDLQAKVAKMITDTFGELLFHPQCECLQEFPSPDDLKYKIIISTKPPKEYLRAKRKDTKNNSDEDEWGKEPSDLAADKEDEDKSDSDSSDDDVDDQERHSEASDYKSLIAIHAGKPKGGLKEALKVEANKVRRLSLSEQSLEKATESHGTDVVRFTQKNLLRIYPKGTRFNSSNYKPLVGWMHGAQMVAFNMQGYGRALWLMHGMFRSNGGCGYVKKPDFLMNVDPNGQVFDPEEELQVKKTLRVKVYMGDGWHLDFKQTHFDLYSPPDFYCRVGIAGVPADEIMKKTKIKEDNWTPVWEEEFEFPLTVPELALLRIEVHEYDMSEKDDFAGQTCLPVSELKTGIRAVPLFDRKGEKMRSVRLLMRFDFV